From the genome of Virgibacillus proomii, one region includes:
- the manA gene encoding mannose-6-phosphate isomerase, class I encodes MNQEPIFLQPVFQERIWGGKKLTALFGYEIPSEQTGEAWVISAHPHGPSKIINGPLAGKTLLDAWENHGELFHKKSSVNEAYPLLVKILDANDNLSVQVHPDDEFARNVENQPYGKTECWYVLDAEPGAEIILGHHAKTKEDLAAKMDHGDWAQLLQRVAVNKGDFIYVPSGTIHAIGKGIVILETQQSSDITYRVYDYDRKDNKGNPRELHLDKAKQVTNIPHQMPKFEQQSYQKEGLHVQQLVKETYFTVYHWKLSGEVTQHLEADFLQCSVIMGNAEIHVNNKSYTLKKGDNFILPYGMDTYQLVGNAELIVSHT; translated from the coding sequence ATGAATCAAGAACCAATATTTTTACAACCTGTATTTCAAGAACGAATTTGGGGAGGAAAAAAATTAACAGCATTGTTTGGCTATGAAATTCCATCAGAGCAAACAGGCGAGGCTTGGGTTATTTCTGCACACCCACACGGTCCAAGCAAAATTATAAATGGCCCCTTAGCGGGAAAAACTTTATTAGATGCTTGGGAAAATCATGGCGAACTGTTTCATAAAAAAAGCAGTGTTAATGAAGCCTATCCACTGTTAGTTAAAATTTTAGATGCAAATGATAATTTATCGGTACAAGTTCATCCCGATGATGAGTTTGCAAGAAATGTGGAAAATCAACCATATGGTAAAACGGAATGTTGGTATGTGCTTGATGCAGAGCCAGGAGCAGAAATTATTTTAGGTCATCACGCAAAAACGAAAGAAGATTTAGCGGCTAAGATGGATCATGGAGATTGGGCTCAGTTGTTACAACGTGTAGCTGTAAACAAAGGCGACTTTATCTATGTACCAAGTGGAACCATTCATGCAATTGGTAAAGGTATCGTTATATTAGAAACCCAACAAAGCTCTGATATTACATATCGAGTGTATGATTATGATCGTAAAGATAATAAGGGAAATCCAAGAGAATTACATCTCGATAAAGCAAAGCAAGTTACAAATATCCCTCATCAAATGCCAAAGTTTGAACAGCAAAGTTATCAGAAAGAGGGTTTACATGTTCAGCAATTAGTAAAAGAAACTTATTTCACTGTGTATCATTGGAAACTTTCGGGCGAAGTGACGCAACATTTAGAAGCTGATTTTCTTCAATGCAGTGTAATTATGGGAAATGCTGAAATACATGTAAATAATAAATCTTACACATTAAAAAAAGGTGACAATTTTATTCTTCCATATGGCATGGATACATATCAGCTCGTCGGCAATGCAGAATTGATTGTTTCACATACGTAA
- a CDS encoding PTS lactose/cellobiose transporter subunit IIA, whose amino-acid sequence MDINESGFKIIMHSGDARSHTLEALKNARKGNFEKAEQLLKDADDQLLEAHKIQTSLLHEEANGRSMKLSIIFVHAQDHLMTAMLAKDLATEIIAMQQAKTL is encoded by the coding sequence ATGGATATAAATGAAAGCGGTTTTAAAATCATTATGCACAGTGGTGATGCACGCTCTCATACGCTGGAAGCATTAAAAAATGCCCGAAAAGGAAATTTTGAAAAAGCCGAACAATTGTTAAAAGATGCTGATGATCAGCTGCTTGAAGCACATAAAATTCAAACATCATTATTACATGAGGAAGCGAATGGAAGAAGCATGAAACTATCCATTATATTCGTTCACGCGCAGGATCACTTAATGACAGCAATGCTGGCAAAAGATTTAGCAACTGAAATTATTGCAATGCAGCAAGCTAAAACTCTATAG
- a CDS encoding Cof-type HAD-IIB family hydrolase, which translates to MTKVLICDLDGTLLDKNNEISLENTRKIQSFSNSGGTFIIATGRLDHDIVYVEKQLGIQGAFRISQNGAVITNKDGKVVFKQEIDSYAAKGIMKILDKRKERVEVNDAIRRYFPSPRPMGGVAEFVDSSVIDPQLNKKVGNSVIPTIFLIFGEKSGFKEIKAAIHKKYEDIVNCVETSDSSLEIMPKNISKGVAVRQIMKELNRTTQDVYVIGDSENDISMFEAAGYSFAIDNASDQVKQKADEIQKTVADCIEVIMNTSPKVR; encoded by the coding sequence ATGACGAAAGTATTAATCTGTGATTTAGATGGAACATTACTTGATAAAAACAATGAAATATCATTAGAAAATACGAGGAAAATTCAGTCATTTTCAAACTCAGGTGGTACATTTATTATTGCTACAGGACGATTAGATCATGATATTGTGTATGTTGAGAAGCAGCTAGGAATTCAAGGTGCTTTTCGAATTAGCCAAAATGGTGCCGTGATAACGAATAAGGATGGAAAAGTAGTTTTTAAACAGGAGATTGATTCTTATGCGGCTAAAGGAATCATGAAAATATTAGATAAAAGAAAAGAACGAGTTGAAGTAAATGACGCTATACGGCGTTACTTTCCTTCACCACGCCCTATGGGAGGAGTCGCTGAATTTGTTGATTCGTCAGTTATTGATCCACAACTAAACAAAAAAGTTGGGAATAGTGTGATTCCAACCATCTTCCTTATATTCGGTGAAAAATCAGGTTTCAAAGAGATAAAAGCTGCCATCCATAAAAAATATGAAGACATCGTTAATTGTGTAGAAACCAGTGACTCTTCCTTAGAAATTATGCCTAAAAATATCTCAAAGGGTGTAGCTGTCCGCCAAATTATGAAAGAACTGAATAGAACAACACAAGATGTGTATGTTATCGGTGATTCTGAAAATGATATATCCATGTTTGAAGCAGCAGGATATTCATTTGCTATTGACAATGCTTCAGATCAAGTAAAGCAAAAAGCGGATGAGATTCAAAAAACAGTAGCTGACTGTATTGAAGTGATTATGAATACATCTCCGAAAGTCAGGTGA
- a CDS encoding PTS sugar transporter subunit IIC has translation MNRIANKIAQWLTPIATRFSTQRHLGAVRDGFIILIPLVIVASFFVLINNVILDPNNGIFANVADLSAYQQIGNQVYNGTLGLLSILIAFTVAYKLARSYNEDGVIPGVMAVAVLVSMFPNMVEVVPLNQEKIVEITGVFSQSETSATGLIFAIISALIGTEVFLRLKRIKKLQIKMPESVPPEVARSFNALIPAFFTLTLFALMVFLTNAFFDLGLQEIITKAIQAPLDAIYQGLLGINGVMFVQNLLWALGIHGTFVLGPITEPTLLAAIQENIEAFQAGSIIPNIVTKPFIDSFAMMGGGGNTIGLLIAIFIASKRAEYRGVAKLSAAPGLFNINEPLMFGLPVILNPILAIPLILVPIVNLNIAYLATSLGLISKTVVFIPWTTPPVLSAFLATAGDFRAAILAALLIALSVVIYLPFVIATNRVAAIERKNRS, from the coding sequence ATGAATCGAATAGCCAATAAAATTGCCCAATGGTTAACGCCAATTGCTACAAGGTTTTCTACGCAGCGTCATTTAGGAGCTGTGCGTGATGGTTTTATTATTTTGATTCCACTTGTTATTGTAGCCTCATTTTTTGTATTGATTAATAATGTAATTTTGGATCCTAATAACGGTATTTTTGCTAATGTTGCAGATTTAAGTGCTTACCAGCAAATAGGAAATCAAGTTTACAATGGCACATTAGGACTGCTTTCAATCTTGATTGCTTTTACTGTAGCTTATAAACTGGCACGTTCTTACAATGAAGATGGCGTTATACCAGGAGTAATGGCAGTCGCTGTTTTAGTATCCATGTTTCCTAATATGGTTGAAGTTGTTCCCCTAAATCAAGAGAAAATAGTAGAGATAACGGGGGTATTTAGTCAAAGTGAAACATCTGCTACTGGATTAATTTTTGCGATTATTTCAGCTTTAATTGGAACAGAAGTTTTTTTACGATTAAAGAGAATCAAAAAATTACAAATCAAAATGCCGGAAAGTGTTCCACCAGAAGTTGCTAGATCTTTTAATGCATTGATTCCAGCATTTTTCACGTTAACATTGTTTGCTTTAATGGTGTTTTTAACGAATGCGTTTTTTGATTTAGGTTTACAAGAAATAATAACCAAAGCGATACAAGCACCACTTGATGCTATCTATCAGGGATTACTCGGTATTAATGGAGTTATGTTTGTACAAAACCTATTATGGGCTTTAGGAATTCATGGTACCTTTGTTCTTGGACCAATTACGGAACCAACGTTACTAGCTGCTATTCAGGAAAATATTGAAGCATTTCAGGCTGGTAGCATCATACCTAATATTGTAACCAAACCATTTATTGATAGTTTTGCGATGATGGGTGGTGGCGGAAATACAATTGGGTTATTAATTGCCATATTTATTGCTTCAAAACGTGCAGAGTACCGTGGTGTTGCTAAACTTTCTGCTGCTCCAGGGTTATTTAATATTAATGAACCATTAATGTTTGGGCTGCCAGTTATTTTGAATCCAATCTTAGCGATACCTCTTATTCTTGTACCAATTGTGAATTTGAATATTGCCTATCTCGCGACATCTTTAGGATTAATTTCAAAAACGGTTGTTTTTATTCCTTGGACAACCCCGCCTGTATTATCCGCTTTCTTAGCGACAGCAGGTGATTTCCGTGCAGCAATTTTAGCTGCTCTATTAATTGCTCTATCGGTAGTTATTTATTTGCCATTTGTAATCGCAACGAATAGAGTAGCAGCTATTGAAAGGAAAAACAGAAGCTAA
- a CDS encoding PTS sugar transporter subunit IIB, giving the protein MRVLVACSAGMSTSLFVQKIKDAAKTEGVDLQIGAVSISEARSLLQNNQYDLLLLGPQVAFMKNQMEKELGNSLPVRVINSQDYGLIRAENVLKQILDIVNR; this is encoded by the coding sequence ATGCGTGTATTAGTAGCATGCAGTGCAGGGATGTCCACGAGTTTATTTGTGCAAAAAATAAAGGATGCTGCAAAAACAGAAGGAGTAGATTTGCAAATAGGAGCTGTCTCCATTTCAGAAGCACGTTCGCTATTACAAAATAACCAGTATGATTTGCTATTGTTAGGTCCGCAAGTTGCCTTTATGAAAAATCAGATGGAAAAAGAATTAGGGAATTCGCTTCCGGTTCGTGTCATTAATAGTCAGGATTATGGTTTAATTCGTGCTGAAAATGTTTTAAAACAAATATTGGATATAGTAAACCGCTAG
- a CDS encoding PTS fructose transporter subunit IIABC has product MKIVAVTACPVGIAHTYMAAENLQKAGEELGVDIKVETQGSIGVENALTEKDIEDADGVIIASDKEVSKERFIGKKLIVTGVQEGIRNPQKLIQRFETEDIPVYRADLMSVEEVKKRKKQKENPIYKHLMSGVSYMIPFIVVGGLLIALALTLGGEQTPGGIVIPEDSFWKKIEEIGAASFSFMVPILAGFIAVSIADRPGLAPGIIGGFIAANGSFYGSEAGAGFIGGIIAGFLAGYITLAIKKIKVPQAIQPVMPIIFIPILSTAAVGLLFVYVIGAPVAQVFESLTAWLEGMQGASSVLLALILGAMIAIDMGGPFNKVAFLFGSAMIAEGNYEIMGPIAVAICIPPLGMGLATFINKRKYQPTEQQAGKASFTMGLFGITEGAIPFAAQDPLRVIPSIVIGSMTGSVIAMLGNVGDRVAHGGPIVAVLGAVDNVLMFFIAAIIGTIVTALLVNFLKKDVDGVLKHSNKEKAKQKIDNEPGGNTSIELNKLTDIMTMDLIDTDIQGTTRNEVIDELIQKLNASGVLNDPKAYKQAVIAREEEGTTGLGMNIAIPHGKSTAVNKTAVAFAIKRDGVDWESLDGTDAKLIFMIAVPQEQAGDAHLKILQMLSRKLMDAAFRDQLLKVTTKEEAYRLLDEIQ; this is encoded by the coding sequence ATGAAAATAGTTGCTGTGACTGCGTGTCCAGTAGGTATTGCACATACTTATATGGCAGCTGAAAATTTACAAAAAGCTGGAGAGGAATTGGGTGTTGACATTAAAGTAGAAACTCAAGGTTCCATTGGTGTAGAAAATGCTCTAACCGAGAAGGATATTGAAGATGCGGATGGGGTCATTATAGCTAGTGACAAAGAGGTTTCCAAAGAACGGTTTATTGGAAAAAAGCTGATTGTAACAGGTGTACAAGAAGGAATTAGAAATCCGCAAAAACTGATCCAACGGTTTGAAACGGAAGATATACCTGTGTATAGAGCAGATTTAATGTCCGTAGAAGAAGTTAAAAAAAGGAAAAAACAAAAAGAAAATCCGATTTATAAGCATTTAATGAGTGGTGTATCTTATATGATTCCATTCATTGTTGTAGGCGGATTATTGATTGCACTTGCTTTAACATTAGGTGGAGAGCAGACACCTGGGGGAATTGTTATCCCCGAAGATTCATTTTGGAAAAAAATTGAAGAGATAGGAGCTGCATCATTTAGTTTTATGGTTCCTATTCTAGCTGGATTTATTGCTGTAAGTATTGCTGATCGACCAGGTTTAGCACCAGGTATTATTGGCGGGTTTATTGCGGCAAATGGGAGTTTTTATGGTAGTGAAGCTGGTGCCGGATTTATCGGCGGGATCATTGCAGGCTTTTTGGCAGGGTATATTACTTTAGCTATTAAAAAAATTAAAGTCCCTCAAGCTATCCAACCGGTTATGCCGATTATCTTTATTCCAATTTTATCAACCGCAGCTGTTGGCTTACTATTTGTTTATGTCATTGGTGCTCCCGTAGCTCAAGTGTTTGAATCACTAACAGCATGGTTGGAAGGGATGCAAGGGGCAAGCTCCGTATTATTGGCATTAATTCTCGGTGCGATGATCGCTATTGATATGGGTGGTCCATTTAATAAAGTAGCATTTTTATTTGGCTCAGCTATGATTGCAGAAGGAAACTATGAAATAATGGGACCAATTGCAGTAGCAATTTGTATTCCACCTCTTGGCATGGGTCTTGCAACATTTATCAATAAACGAAAATATCAACCAACAGAGCAACAAGCTGGTAAAGCGAGCTTTACTATGGGACTGTTTGGAATAACGGAAGGAGCAATTCCATTTGCAGCTCAAGATCCATTACGTGTTATCCCGAGTATCGTCATTGGTTCAATGACCGGATCAGTTATTGCTATGCTTGGAAATGTAGGCGATCGGGTGGCACATGGTGGACCAATCGTTGCTGTTTTGGGGGCAGTAGATAATGTACTTATGTTCTTTATTGCTGCTATTATTGGTACAATTGTCACCGCATTACTAGTTAACTTTTTAAAAAAAGATGTAGATGGTGTTCTTAAACATTCCAATAAGGAAAAAGCTAAGCAGAAAATAGACAATGAGCCCGGAGGCAATACGTCCATTGAGCTAAACAAATTAACAGATATTATGACGATGGATTTAATTGATACAGATATTCAGGGCACAACGAGAAATGAAGTAATTGATGAACTCATTCAAAAATTAAATGCATCGGGAGTTTTAAATGATCCAAAGGCTTATAAACAAGCTGTTATTGCTAGGGAAGAAGAAGGAACAACAGGATTGGGAATGAATATTGCTATCCCCCATGGAAAATCTACAGCTGTTAATAAGACCGCAGTAGCCTTTGCCATAAAACGTGATGGTGTAGATTGGGAAAGTTTGGATGGAACAGATGCCAAATTAATTTTTATGATTGCTGTACCGCAAGAACAGGCAGGAGATGCTCATCTAAAAATTTTGCAAATGCTGTCCAGAAAATTAATGGATGCTGCATTTAGAGACCAGCTTTTAAAGGTTACAACGAAGGAAGAAGCGTATCGGTTGCTAGATGAGATTCAATAG